From a single Anaerolineales bacterium genomic region:
- a CDS encoding carbohydrate kinase family protein — MMPTFAIAGKLTREYLLPPTGNPRLDALGGSLLYAAGGLAVWDSSIGLIARVDNEYPSEWLNDLEKHGFDIRGIRIHPDLKHTDLRSFIAYTDKNERRHSSPVSHFARRQLTFPKSLLNYQHPDDANKTLRDLDPLSPAALDVPKDFRGIRWAHICPFDFTSQSQMVTLFKGSSNQTVCLDPDPVYMKPRFWRDLRVVLQGLTAFLPSEEELRSLFWGETNDLWEMARRISDYGPHIIVIKRGALGQYIYKADTNQRFEIPAYSSRVADPTGAGDAFCGGFLAGMQRTNDPLMAAMYGNVSASLKIEGTGPFYPLDVMPGLAEARLQALKEMAREI; from the coding sequence ATGATGCCAACTTTCGCCATCGCCGGAAAACTTACCCGCGAATATCTTCTCCCGCCAACCGGAAACCCGCGCCTCGATGCCCTTGGCGGCAGTCTGTTATATGCAGCGGGTGGACTCGCTGTATGGGATTCATCCATTGGGTTGATTGCCCGCGTGGATAACGAATATCCGAGCGAATGGCTGAACGACCTTGAAAAACACGGTTTTGATATTCGTGGAATTCGCATCCACCCTGACCTGAAACATACCGACCTGCGAAGTTTCATCGCCTATACCGATAAGAACGAACGCAGGCATTCCAGCCCTGTCTCACACTTTGCGCGCCGGCAACTGACCTTCCCCAAGTCCCTGCTGAATTACCAGCATCCCGACGATGCAAACAAAACACTGCGCGACCTCGATCCGCTTTCTCCTGCGGCATTGGATGTGCCGAAAGACTTTCGCGGAATTCGCTGGGCGCATATTTGTCCCTTTGATTTTACAAGCCAGAGCCAGATGGTGACCTTGTTCAAAGGCAGCTCAAATCAGACCGTATGCCTGGACCCGGACCCCGTCTACATGAAGCCCCGCTTCTGGCGTGACCTGCGGGTTGTTCTGCAAGGGCTGACGGCATTCCTACCCTCGGAAGAAGAACTGCGCTCGTTGTTCTGGGGCGAAACCAACGACCTGTGGGAAATGGCGCGCCGCATCAGCGATTATGGACCGCACATTATCGTCATCAAACGCGGGGCACTGGGGCAATACATTTATAAAGCGGACACGAACCAACGCTTTGAGATTCCCGCGTATTCATCGCGCGTTGCAGACCCAACAGGAGCGGGGGATGCCTTCTGTGGCGGTTTTCTTGCAGGCATGCAAAGGACGAACGACCCGTTGATGGCAGCCATGTACGGAAATGTCTCCGCCTCCCTTAAAATAGAAGGCACAGGTCCCTTTTATCCGTTGGATGTTATGCCGGGGCTCGCGGAAGCGCGATTGCAAGCATTAAAAGAAATGGCAAGGGAGATCTAA
- a CDS encoding M20/M25/M40 family metallo-hydrolase gives MTIIPRLIDLTMQIQQIPAPTFHEGPRGEFVRGLFVNEKLTDVSMDSLGNVFARLPGKQKKAKALIVSAHLDTVFPASINLQIRNEAQRIFGPGIGDNSLGVASLFAIIWSLRERNVELAHDVWFAANVGEEGLGDLRGMRGVVERFGADVMGYLVLEGLAYGHVYHRAIGVKRYRITAKTAGGHSWSDYGQPSAVHELASLVTQLTSIHLPREPRTTMNVGTIHGGTGINVVAAEAKCELDLRSEDPLMLAELIQQVEDILIHAGREGVKITAEVIGERPAGEIPADHALVKLAVDCMAGQGTSAALTTGSTDANIPLSQNIPAVVMGISTGGGAHTLEEYFNLEPISRGLHAVVEFVERVGETIK, from the coding sequence ATGACCATCATACCCCGTCTCATTGACCTGACCATGCAGATCCAGCAGATTCCCGCGCCGACCTTTCACGAAGGTCCGCGTGGGGAGTTCGTGCGCGGACTGTTCGTGAATGAAAAGCTAACGGATGTTTCGATGGATTCGCTGGGGAACGTTTTTGCAAGATTGCCGGGGAAACAGAAAAAGGCAAAGGCGTTGATCGTATCCGCCCACTTGGACACTGTGTTTCCGGCGAGTATCAACCTGCAGATTAGGAATGAAGCGCAGCGCATCTTTGGTCCGGGTATCGGGGATAATTCCCTCGGCGTCGCGTCGCTGTTTGCGATCATCTGGTCGCTGCGCGAGAGAAACGTCGAGTTGGCACACGATGTTTGGTTTGCGGCGAATGTGGGCGAAGAGGGACTGGGCGACCTGCGTGGGATGCGCGGCGTAGTGGAGCGCTTCGGCGCGGATGTGATGGGCTATCTGGTTTTGGAAGGGCTGGCATACGGGCATGTCTATCATCGCGCGATCGGGGTGAAGCGCTATCGCATCACGGCAAAAACGGCGGGCGGACATTCCTGGTCGGATTATGGGCAGCCATCGGCAGTGCATGAACTGGCGTCACTGGTGACACAGTTGACTTCGATCCACCTGCCGCGCGAGCCGCGTACCACGATGAATGTCGGGACAATCCACGGCGGGACGGGCATCAATGTGGTCGCGGCGGAAGCGAAATGCGAGTTGGACTTGCGTTCAGAGGATCCGCTCATGCTGGCTGAATTGATCCAACAAGTGGAGGACATCCTGATCCATGCCGGACGCGAAGGGGTGAAGATCACGGCGGAGGTGATTGGCGAACGACCTGCAGGCGAGATTCCCGCCGACCATGCGCTCGTCAAACTGGCGGTGGATTGCATGGCGGGGCAGGGAACGAGCGCTGCGCTCACAACTGGGTCAACCGATGCGAATATTCCATTAAGTCAAAACATCCCTGCTGTGGTGATGGGGATTTCCACGGGCGGAGGGGCGCATACTCTGGAAGAATATTTTAATCTTGAACCAATTTCAAGGGGATTGCATGCAGTGGTCGAGTTTGTGGAACGTGTGGGGGAGACGATCAAATAA
- a CDS encoding adenylate/guanylate cyclase domain-containing protein has protein sequence MTSERTRPTTIHDQLLALSAQAGKIRTELDAGKIKLPKNTAEDLNSLQTALMQVGERIEIFQKEHSNMLALADVGQVINSSLELDEVLRIVMDNIVRLTKAERGFLMLRDETGEMVIRMGRNWEMASIESTENNVSRTIVQRVIETGEAIVTTNAQEDQRFVGQESIVAFNLRSILCVPLKVKNELIGVIYADNRIRAGIFAESERDLLAAFANQAAVAIENARLFSSLKNTLEEVTALKNLMDNVFESIVSGVITADVQDQITLANRAAESILGASTQDIIGHRLNEALASVSSELEPHLTEIRKTDKPVVGLELSHTLPQRGLVNWRLNLSPLKDAGQKTQGVAIVLDDLTERKKLEAQRRLFELMVSPAVIEQLDPNSLQLGGKRVDITVLFADIRGFTTYSENLPPEQLVSVLNRYLAAMAEAVLAQEGTIDKFMGDAIMAWFNAPVPQKDHTLRAVKTALAIRESVENLYKEMPEEAQLAFGVGIHYGDAVLGLIGTEKRLEYTAISDSVNTAKRIQENSAKNQILISKDAYERVKKHVEVKPHANMNMKGKTQPIDVYEVLGLLK, from the coding sequence ATGACTTCTGAACGAACGCGCCCCACCACCATACATGATCAATTACTTGCTCTCAGCGCCCAGGCGGGAAAGATTCGCACTGAGTTGGATGCGGGCAAGATAAAACTTCCCAAGAATACAGCCGAAGACCTCAACAGCCTGCAAACCGCGCTAATGCAGGTCGGTGAACGGATCGAGATCTTCCAAAAAGAACACAGCAACATGCTCGCCCTCGCCGACGTGGGACAGGTCATCAACTCCTCGCTTGAACTGGACGAGGTGCTCCGTATCGTGATGGACAACATTGTGCGCCTCACCAAGGCGGAACGCGGATTCCTGATGCTGCGCGATGAAACGGGCGAAATGGTCATCCGCATGGGACGCAACTGGGAAATGGCATCCATTGAATCGACCGAAAACAACGTCAGCCGCACCATCGTCCAGCGCGTGATCGAGACAGGCGAAGCCATCGTCACCACCAACGCACAGGAAGACCAGCGCTTCGTCGGTCAGGAAAGCATCGTGGCGTTCAACCTGCGCTCCATCCTGTGCGTGCCGCTCAAAGTAAAAAACGAACTTATCGGCGTGATCTATGCCGACAACCGCATCCGCGCCGGCATCTTCGCCGAAAGTGAAAGGGACCTGCTTGCCGCATTTGCAAATCAGGCGGCAGTCGCCATCGAGAATGCGCGCCTGTTCTCCTCGCTAAAAAACACACTCGAGGAAGTGACCGCGCTCAAGAACCTGATGGACAACGTCTTCGAATCTATTGTCAGCGGGGTCATCACCGCGGATGTGCAGGACCAGATCACACTTGCGAACCGAGCCGCAGAAAGCATCCTCGGCGCATCCACACAAGACATCATCGGTCATCGTCTTAACGAGGCGCTTGCTTCTGTTTCCAGTGAACTGGAGCCGCATCTGACGGAAATCCGCAAAACCGACAAGCCCGTGGTGGGACTGGAACTCAGCCACACCCTGCCCCAGCGCGGATTGGTGAACTGGCGTTTGAATCTCTCTCCGCTAAAAGATGCCGGGCAAAAAACCCAAGGCGTGGCGATCGTTCTGGACGACCTCACAGAACGAAAGAAGTTGGAAGCGCAGCGCCGTCTGTTCGAGTTGATGGTCTCGCCTGCCGTCATCGAACAGCTCGACCCGAACAGCCTGCAGCTCGGCGGCAAGCGCGTGGACATCACCGTGTTGTTCGCGGACATCCGCGGCTTCACTACATACAGCGAAAACCTGCCGCCGGAACAACTGGTCAGCGTGTTAAACCGTTATCTCGCCGCCATGGCGGAAGCCGTGCTGGCGCAGGAAGGCACCATCGACAAGTTCATGGGCGATGCCATCATGGCATGGTTCAACGCGCCCGTACCGCAAAAAGACCACACCCTGCGTGCCGTGAAGACCGCGCTAGCCATCCGCGAATCAGTTGAGAATTTATACAAGGAAATGCCCGAGGAGGCGCAGCTTGCCTTCGGCGTGGGCATCCATTACGGCGACGCTGTGCTCGGCTTGATTGGCACGGAAAAACGGCTGGAATATACCGCCATCAGCGACAGCGTCAACACCGCCAAACGCATTCAGGAAAATTCCGCGAAGAACCAGATCTTGATCAGCAAGGATGCCTACGAACGCGTCAAAAAGCATGTGGAAGTCAAGCCGCACGCGAACATGAATATGAAGGGCAAGACCCAGCCCATCGATGTATATGAAGTGTTGGGATTATTAAAGTAA
- a CDS encoding transglutaminaseTgpA domain-containing protein — MEKSPSRWWDIPSAFFLFALVLLASWRLEATNWVDGLNHVRTVAVLGLLTGLALGKSLFQRRTVILLAIGYMVVFFIWQLLAFIDFPRDQAYLGDQLLILSGRLWVSLRDYVTGIPVSDPLLFIAMLSIPYWFVGIFSGYQLVRHAKTLISILPSGILMLIIHLNHYTQTDYTWLFAIYVFMALILMSRQKFLLDRSRWQQERVLVSSESSLDINNTTMIVAAVVIVAAWMIPLSLPLTAQAREAWREWFGERQQADEVFTFLNREPVPAAPTNLLQTELTLGTEASQGTLVEFLVYAPAASRTVPRMYWRGYVYDVFEDGRWQISETDRVSFVPQDGEFDLPRWSQRRSLTFTFDMYEKGQRVIYTPSQPLWTNYTANILYHAISIEDDELVDIMALQATPALLPGDVYRVTSLLADPAIAELQEAGEEYPDWVLERYLQLPDDFSPRIRELALEITSEHETPYDKAAAITEWLRSEIEYTPVMSFPQETVDVLEYFLFESKQGFCNYYASAEVLMLRSIGIPARLAVGFSQGELDLQNTLYTVRERDYHAWPEVYFPDYGWVEFEPTGNQEPIERQQIRADRVVLTPTPLAESNIPGLLDEELESAFTDTDDTNQITAQTRSLILQIGIPIGVILLVALAFFLKKRYAPTFKATTALKTAIERNGWNVPVWLTNWLSWSTAPPIERHFQSINLSLRWMGKPQPVHITAAERAALLQTLLPSAAESIRILLHEHQSSLFSPRGGDEVLTRRASRHIINQTLANRIKIGILGYNKET; from the coding sequence ATGGAAAAATCACCTTCACGCTGGTGGGACATCCCCTCCGCGTTTTTCCTTTTCGCTCTGGTCCTGCTCGCATCCTGGAGACTGGAAGCCACCAACTGGGTGGACGGGTTGAACCACGTCCGCACTGTGGCAGTTCTTGGTTTGCTGACCGGGTTGGCACTGGGGAAAAGCTTGTTCCAGAGGCGCACCGTCATTTTGCTTGCCATTGGCTACATGGTCGTTTTTTTCATCTGGCAATTGCTGGCGTTCATCGATTTCCCCCGCGATCAAGCCTATCTGGGCGACCAGTTGTTGATCCTGTCCGGCAGGCTTTGGGTCAGTTTGAGGGATTATGTAACAGGCATCCCTGTGTCCGATCCGCTTCTGTTCATCGCCATGTTGAGCATCCCCTACTGGTTTGTCGGGATATTCAGCGGTTACCAGCTGGTCCGCCACGCCAAAACGTTGATCTCCATCCTGCCAAGCGGCATTTTGATGCTCATCATCCATCTGAATCATTACACCCAAACGGACTATACCTGGCTGTTCGCCATCTATGTGTTCATGGCGTTGATCCTGATGAGCCGGCAGAAGTTTTTGCTCGATAGATCGAGATGGCAGCAGGAACGCGTACTGGTTTCCAGTGAAAGCAGCCTGGACATCAACAATACAACCATGATCGTTGCCGCCGTGGTGATCGTAGCGGCATGGATGATACCGCTCAGTCTGCCTCTCACTGCGCAGGCGCGGGAAGCCTGGCGGGAATGGTTCGGCGAAAGACAGCAAGCGGATGAGGTCTTCACTTTCCTGAACCGCGAGCCGGTTCCTGCCGCGCCGACCAATCTGCTGCAAACCGAACTGACGCTTGGCACCGAGGCATCGCAGGGCACGCTGGTGGAATTTCTGGTATACGCACCAGCCGCCTCGCGGACTGTCCCGCGCATGTACTGGCGTGGTTATGTCTATGATGTCTTTGAGGACGGGCGTTGGCAGATCTCCGAAACAGACCGTGTCTCCTTCGTGCCGCAGGACGGAGAATTCGATCTCCCAAGGTGGTCGCAGCGTAGAAGCCTGACTTTCACATTCGACATGTATGAAAAAGGGCAGCGTGTCATTTACACACCATCGCAACCCTTATGGACCAATTACACTGCCAACATCTTATATCATGCCATCTCCATCGAAGATGATGAATTGGTTGACATTATGGCATTGCAGGCAACTCCCGCCCTGTTACCGGGAGATGTCTACCGTGTGACCTCCCTGCTGGCTGACCCAGCCATTGCCGAATTACAGGAGGCTGGAGAGGAGTATCCCGACTGGGTACTGGAACGATATCTTCAATTGCCCGATGATTTTTCGCCCCGCATCCGTGAACTTGCGCTTGAGATCACCAGCGAGCATGAAACTCCATACGACAAGGCAGCTGCGATTACCGAATGGCTGCGGAGCGAGATCGAATATACGCCCGTCATGTCTTTCCCGCAGGAAACCGTGGATGTGCTGGAATACTTCCTGTTCGAAAGCAAACAGGGATTCTGCAACTACTACGCCAGCGCCGAAGTGCTGATGCTGCGTTCCATCGGCATCCCCGCCCGGCTGGCAGTGGGATTTTCCCAGGGAGAGCTCGATCTGCAAAACACGCTCTACACCGTGCGCGAGCGCGATTATCACGCCTGGCCCGAAGTGTACTTCCCCGACTACGGATGGGTCGAGTTCGAGCCGACAGGAAACCAGGAGCCAATCGAACGTCAGCAGATACGCGCAGACCGAGTCGTTCTCACGCCAACTCCGTTGGCAGAATCAAATATCCCCGGGCTTCTGGATGAAGAACTCGAATCAGCTTTTACCGATACAGATGATACCAACCAGATAACCGCTCAAACCCGCAGCCTGATCCTGCAAATCGGCATCCCGATTGGAGTGATCCTGCTTGTTGCACTTGCGTTCTTCCTTAAAAAGCGCTACGCCCCCACCTTTAAGGCGACAACGGCGCTGAAAACCGCGATCGAACGTAACGGCTGGAACGTCCCTGTCTGGCTGACCAACTGGCTTTCATGGAGCACCGCGCCGCCCATCGAACGTCATTTCCAAAGCATCAATCTCAGCCTGCGCTGGATGGGCAAGCCCCAACCCGTCCATATAACCGCCGCCGAACGCGCCGCGCTTCTGCAAACGCTTCTCCCGTCCGCCGCTGAATCCATCAGAATCCTTTTGCACGAGCATCAATCCAGCCTGTTCAGTCCGCGCGGAGGTGATGAGGTCCTTACCCGGCGCGCATCACGACACATCATTAACCAAACGTTAGCCAACCGTATAAAAATCGGCATATTGGGATACAATAAGGAAACTTAG
- a CDS encoding phosphatase PAP2 family protein: MQPIIDSGIALIIALQGIGEWLVAPMQFFSQLGTEDFFFIVLPLIYWSIDAGLGVRVGMILAVDNVFNYVFKLIFAGPRPYWVSSHVRAWWPETSFGAPSGHAQHAMSVWGIIGASNREKWVRAICIFLIFMIGFSRIYLGAHFPHDVILGWVIGGLILWAFIRYWDSVSVWLAGKTFRQQVLMAFIVSMIFVTAGWAVTAMRSDFQVPASWLDTALLTGTDMPAPVDLNGVFTSAGSFFGLAFGLAWINSMGGHQVSGPVWKRALRYVIGLIGVLILWMGLGELFPRGDDLLVYTLRFIRYTLVGWWVTGGAPWIFQHFKLSTSASGDSSI; the protein is encoded by the coding sequence ATGCAACCCATAATTGACAGTGGTATCGCACTTATCATCGCATTGCAGGGCATTGGGGAATGGCTGGTCGCCCCCATGCAATTCTTTAGCCAACTTGGCACGGAAGACTTCTTTTTCATCGTTCTGCCGCTCATCTACTGGAGCATCGACGCCGGATTGGGTGTGCGGGTTGGCATGATCCTGGCTGTGGATAATGTCTTCAACTATGTCTTCAAGTTGATTTTTGCCGGACCGCGCCCCTATTGGGTGAGTTCTCACGTCCGTGCGTGGTGGCCCGAAACTTCGTTCGGCGCGCCGTCAGGTCACGCACAACATGCCATGAGCGTTTGGGGCATCATCGGCGCGTCCAACCGCGAAAAATGGGTGCGCGCGATCTGCATTTTCCTGATCTTCATGATCGGCTTCTCCCGCATTTACCTCGGCGCGCACTTTCCGCACGATGTAATACTCGGCTGGGTGATCGGCGGTTTGATCCTGTGGGCGTTTATCCGGTATTGGGATTCGGTTTCGGTATGGCTGGCAGGGAAGACCTTCCGCCAGCAGGTGTTGATGGCGTTCATTGTCTCAATGATCTTCGTGACAGCAGGGTGGGCGGTTACGGCGATGCGAAGTGATTTCCAAGTCCCCGCTTCATGGCTAGATACCGCGCTTCTTACCGGGACCGATATGCCTGCTCCCGTTGATTTGAACGGAGTCTTCACCTCGGCTGGATCCTTCTTTGGGCTGGCGTTCGGTCTCGCGTGGATCAACTCGATGGGCGGTCACCAGGTTTCAGGTCCGGTATGGAAGCGTGCTCTCCGTTACGTCATCGGCTTGATCGGCGTGCTCATCCTGTGGATGGGGCTGGGGGAACTGTTCCCGCGCGGTGACGATCTGCTGGTGTACACCCTGCGCTTCATCCGCTACACCCTGGTGGGCTGGTGGGTGACCGGCGGCGCGCCGTGGATTTTCCAACATTTCAAATTAAGTACATCTGCATCGGGCGATAGTTCAATCTGA
- a CDS encoding protein kinase: protein MTLEKDTILQNRYRIIEILGQGGMGSVYRAIDENLGVPVALKENLFTTDEYARQFRLEAVILANLRHPNLPRVSDHLVLGDQGQYLIMDFIEGEDLRARMERDGMLNEDDAIHIGASICDALMYLHTRKPPILHRDIKPGNVKITPDGHIFLVDFGLAKVYQNAHQATTTGARAMTPGYSPPEQYGTARTDPRTDIYSLGATLYAALSGVIPEDGLARAMDNAQLTPLRKRNPKVSRRLAAAIEKAMSVDPSDRFQFADDFKQALLASKSKTQQPPGHYTVAPPPLEELESEEIKGSNANAELKKAPPRKGPVPPEFSHEEQPFVSPLKRQKERERKKRMALVRFGITSFFLLLVLAGVLYFVPGILPANVRAMLPLIMPTSTSTSTPTLEPTPIPTETLTPEPTATITLTPSPLPTFTPTVTPISLNSTPTIPAPVASFLGGGSGQMAFASTRFGLPQIFLADLNGDEAIQITEMPNGACQPSWSPDGQRMVFVAPCRSLDDLAGYRNASLYVVNADGSGLVALDASPGGNFDPAWSPDGSKIAFTSLRTGQMEIFTVEVSDLTTVTQITRGASLVESRMPAWSPDSSRFVYVVKRFGVHQIWMINADGTEPQQIVRSGPSYHDYLPSWSPKGDLILFTQRCATTFCNPYLMSISATDRSSEQALRVRLNIGLIQNIDYSPDGFYVSYEGVADAGNLDIFYMTVSGGDRVRLTTDRAQDFHAAWRPVVREP from the coding sequence ATGACGTTGGAAAAAGATACGATACTGCAAAACCGCTACCGAATAATTGAGATCCTGGGTCAGGGGGGGATGGGATCGGTGTATCGCGCCATTGACGAGAATCTTGGCGTGCCAGTTGCTCTCAAAGAAAACCTGTTTACCACGGATGAATATGCGCGTCAGTTTCGCCTGGAGGCGGTCATTCTGGCGAACCTGCGGCATCCGAATTTACCGCGTGTGTCCGACCATCTTGTGCTCGGCGATCAGGGACAATACCTGATCATGGATTTCATCGAGGGGGAGGATCTGCGCGCCCGCATGGAGCGGGATGGCATGCTCAACGAGGACGATGCCATTCATATTGGCGCATCCATTTGTGATGCGTTGATGTATCTGCACACACGCAAGCCTCCGATCTTGCACCGTGACATCAAGCCGGGCAATGTGAAGATCACCCCGGACGGTCATATCTTTCTGGTGGACTTTGGTCTGGCAAAAGTCTATCAAAATGCGCATCAGGCAACCACCACCGGCGCGCGTGCCATGACGCCCGGTTATTCCCCGCCGGAGCAATACGGCACGGCGCGCACGGATCCGCGCACGGATATTTATTCGCTCGGCGCGACCTTGTACGCGGCATTGAGTGGCGTCATCCCTGAAGATGGGCTGGCGCGTGCCATGGACAATGCGCAGTTGACCCCATTGCGCAAACGCAACCCGAAGGTCTCACGCCGCCTGGCGGCAGCCATCGAAAAAGCCATGTCGGTGGACCCGAGTGACCGCTTCCAGTTTGCCGACGATTTCAAGCAGGCGCTGCTTGCATCCAAATCCAAAACGCAACAGCCGCCGGGACACTATACCGTCGCACCCCCGCCGCTGGAAGAGCTTGAATCCGAGGAAATAAAAGGCTCCAACGCAAATGCGGAACTGAAGAAGGCTCCGCCTCGCAAGGGACCTGTTCCGCCGGAATTTTCCCATGAGGAACAGCCGTTCGTTTCCCCGCTGAAGCGGCAAAAGGAACGAGAACGAAAGAAGCGCATGGCATTGGTGCGCTTTGGCATCACATCATTTTTCCTGCTTTTGGTTTTGGCGGGCGTATTGTATTTTGTGCCCGGAATCCTGCCTGCCAATGTGCGTGCGATGCTGCCATTGATCATGCCGACCAGCACCAGCACATCGACTCCAACCCTCGAGCCGACGCCTATTCCTACTGAGACGTTGACTCCTGAACCCACAGCCACCATCACGCTGACGCCATCCCCGCTCCCAACCTTTACGCCGACAGTGACGCCGATCTCGCTTAATAGCACACCGACGATTCCCGCGCCTGTCGCGTCTTTTCTTGGCGGAGGTTCCGGTCAGATGGCATTTGCCTCCACTCGTTTTGGTCTCCCGCAGATATTTCTTGCCGACTTGAATGGGGATGAAGCGATCCAGATCACAGAAATGCCCAATGGAGCCTGCCAACCCTCATGGTCGCCGGATGGACAACGAATGGTATTCGTTGCCCCCTGTAGAAGCTTGGATGACCTTGCTGGATATCGAAACGCCAGCCTGTATGTTGTCAATGCGGATGGTAGCGGCTTGGTCGCTTTGGATGCTTCCCCCGGCGGGAACTTCGACCCAGCCTGGTCGCCGGATGGATCGAAGATCGCTTTCACTTCCCTGCGCACCGGTCAGATGGAGATCTTCACGGTCGAGGTCAGCGACCTCACAACCGTCACGCAGATTACCAGAGGTGCTTCATTGGTCGAGTCCCGCATGCCAGCCTGGTCGCCGGATAGTTCCCGGTTCGTTTATGTTGTCAAGCGGTTTGGCGTGCACCAGATCTGGATGATTAATGCAGATGGTACAGAGCCGCAACAGATCGTCCGCAGCGGACCCTCCTACCATGACTATCTTCCCTCATGGTCACCCAAAGGCGACCTGATCCTGTTCACCCAGCGCTGCGCCACGACCTTCTGCAATCCCTACTTAATGAGCATCTCCGCCACGGATCGTTCCTCCGAGCAGGCGTTACGCGTACGGTTGAACATTGGACTCATTCAAAACATAGATTACTCGCCCGATGGATTTTACGTCAGTTATGAAGGTGTGGCGGATGCGGGCAATCTCGATATCTTCTACATGACCGTCTCCGGCGGTGACCGCGTGCGGCTCACTACGGACAGGGCGCAGGATTTCCACGCTGCATGGCGACCCGTTGTCAGAGAACCATAA
- the hrcA gene encoding heat-inducible transcriptional repressor HrcA translates to MTNLTERQKTLLLLIIRDYIDSAQPVGSKRLAEHYHLNLSSATVRNEMAALTEMGYLRQPHTSAGRVPTEEGYRYFVSQMVHSAQLPESVQHTISHQFYQSRPELDQWMTLAASILAHQSQGLSVVTAPHVAQAKFKHVELISTQGRQVLMVLVMVGGEVSQQILTLAEPVPQERLSQAAARLNGLLAGLTTQAISSLTARPDPLDQDILLLILQEMRRISDKSAGEVYTDGLTNVLSEPEFAESDDVRRALRIFDEPAALQDILARTTLNSNIGGLQVLIGGEGEWEDLRQCSMVIARYGVPGMATGALGVLGPMRMAYGRTIPTVRYVAGLLSDLVNDTISEE, encoded by the coding sequence ATGACCAACCTTACTGAACGTCAGAAGACCCTGCTTCTTCTTATTATCCGTGACTACATCGACTCTGCCCAGCCCGTCGGCTCTAAGCGGCTGGCGGAGCATTATCATTTAAATCTTTCATCCGCCACTGTCCGCAATGAGATGGCGGCGTTGACCGAAATGGGATACCTGCGCCAGCCGCACACCTCGGCGGGACGCGTCCCAACCGAGGAAGGCTATCGCTACTTTGTCAGCCAGATGGTGCACAGCGCGCAACTCCCTGAAAGCGTCCAACATACCATCTCGCACCAGTTCTATCAATCTCGCCCCGAGCTTGACCAGTGGATGACCCTCGCGGCATCCATTCTCGCGCATCAGTCGCAGGGCTTGTCCGTGGTAACCGCTCCGCATGTGGCGCAGGCAAAGTTCAAGCACGTCGAACTCATTTCCACGCAAGGGCGGCAGGTCTTGATGGTCTTGGTCATGGTGGGAGGGGAAGTCTCCCAGCAGATCCTGACTCTGGCGGAACCTGTCCCGCAGGAACGACTCAGCCAGGCGGCGGCGCGTCTCAACGGACTTTTGGCTGGTCTGACCACCCAAGCCATTTCTTCGCTGACAGCCCGCCCCGACCCGCTCGATCAGGATATTCTCCTGCTCATTCTGCAGGAAATGCGCCGCATCTCGGATAAATCTGCGGGCGAGGTCTACACCGACGGCTTGACCAACGTGCTCTCTGAGCCTGAATTCGCCGAGTCGGATGATGTCCGGCGCGCGTTACGCATCTTTGACGAACCCGCCGCGTTACAGGATATCCTTGCCCGCACCACGTTGAACAGCAATATCGGCGGGTTACAGGTGTTGATCGGCGGTGAAGGCGAATGGGAAGACCTGCGTCAGTGTTCGATGGTGATCGCGCGTTATGGCGTGCCCGGCATGGCGACCGGCGCGCTCGGCGTGCTGGGTCCCATGCGCATGGCATACGGGCGGACCATTCCCACCGTGCGTTACGTAGCCGGTTTGTTGAGCGACCTGGTCAACGACACGATTTCGGAAGAATAA